From Desulfobulbaceae bacterium, the proteins below share one genomic window:
- a CDS encoding GNAT family N-acetyltransferase, whose amino-acid sequence MINTDNAFFDPNWQETYRSMITTAKKAVRSFRPGQRIFIGTGCAEPQELVQALTDRAHELLDVEIIHLLTKGEALYAAKQFADHFRVNSFFIGHNVRDQIQEGFGDYTPVHLSDIPGLFNSGRMPIDVALIQVSPPDRRGRVSLGISVDIVKSAAENASQVIALVNEQMPYTYGDSLLHVNDLDVLVPIDVPLLERVSNPPHPATDTIARHIAALIQDGDTLQFGMGRIPGIGRIPPAVMNHLLDKRDLGLHTEMITDSIIKLVEAGVLTGRKKSLDRGKLVTSFCMGTRRLYDLVDRNPLFSFRPTEYVNDPAIICRLERMVAINMAMEIDLTGQVCTDSIGEKFYSGIGGQIDFARGAARSPGGKAIMVIAALDEQNQTSRIVARLSPGAGVGITRGDVHYVVSEFGVAYLHGKTVQERALALISIAHPEFREQLFQEAIEAKLIRGEHAHVQAGFVVAAGERKKSVVLPGGVEVSLRPILPTDEQGIKDLVYSLSQETLYHRFMTRTKQFGAKQILDFVYVDHRSNVALVVTIPEAHGDDIIAVGRYYLDEKTNRAEVAFLVRDDWQGRGIGRLLFDALVVIAKQSGIAGFTAEVLRENRKMQAVFNRCGLMVTSHLEDDVYSFQLDF is encoded by the coding sequence ATGATCAACACTGATAACGCTTTTTTTGACCCGAACTGGCAGGAGACCTACCGGTCCATGATCACTACTGCCAAGAAGGCGGTGCGATCCTTCCGTCCGGGGCAGCGGATCTTTATTGGCACTGGTTGCGCTGAGCCTCAGGAGTTGGTGCAGGCTTTGACTGACAGGGCCCATGAGTTGCTTGATGTCGAAATCATTCATCTTTTGACTAAAGGAGAGGCGTTGTACGCCGCCAAGCAGTTTGCCGATCATTTTCGGGTGAACAGTTTTTTTATCGGTCACAATGTCAGGGATCAGATCCAGGAAGGTTTTGGTGATTATACCCCGGTTCATCTCTCCGATATCCCTGGGTTATTCAATTCCGGCAGAATGCCGATCGACGTCGCTCTGATTCAGGTTTCTCCTCCTGATCGACGGGGACGGGTCAGTCTCGGGATTTCAGTGGATATTGTCAAGAGTGCCGCTGAAAACGCCTCCCAGGTCATCGCTCTGGTTAACGAGCAGATGCCTTACACTTACGGGGACAGCCTCCTCCATGTCAATGATCTTGATGTGCTGGTGCCGATTGACGTCCCGCTTCTTGAGCGGGTGTCCAATCCGCCCCATCCGGCGACGGATACCATTGCCCGGCATATCGCCGCTTTGATTCAGGATGGCGATACCCTCCAGTTCGGGATGGGCCGGATTCCAGGGATAGGCCGGATTCCTCCGGCGGTGATGAATCATCTTCTCGATAAGCGCGATCTTGGTCTTCATACCGAGATGATCACTGACAGCATCATCAAGCTGGTTGAAGCGGGGGTGTTGACCGGCCGCAAGAAGTCTCTGGATCGAGGTAAGCTCGTCACTTCATTCTGTATGGGAACTCGCCGGTTGTATGACCTTGTCGATCGTAACCCGCTCTTTTCCTTTAGGCCCACCGAGTATGTTAACGACCCTGCCATTATTTGCCGTTTAGAGCGAATGGTGGCTATCAACATGGCCATGGAGATAGATTTGACAGGCCAGGTCTGTACCGATTCGATTGGTGAAAAATTTTATTCCGGCATCGGCGGTCAGATAGATTTTGCCCGGGGCGCTGCTCGATCACCAGGCGGGAAGGCCATCATGGTCATTGCCGCCTTGGATGAGCAGAATCAGACATCGCGTATTGTTGCCCGGCTCAGCCCTGGCGCCGGTGTTGGGATTACCAGGGGTGATGTCCATTACGTGGTCAGTGAATTCGGGGTTGCTTATCTTCACGGCAAAACGGTGCAGGAACGAGCGCTCGCCTTGATCTCCATTGCCCATCCCGAGTTCAGGGAGCAGTTGTTTCAGGAGGCCATTGAGGCCAAGCTGATTCGTGGTGAACATGCCCATGTTCAGGCCGGTTTTGTGGTGGCGGCTGGTGAACGGAAGAAGAGTGTGGTTCTGCCCGGCGGGGTCGAGGTCTCTCTTCGACCGATTTTGCCAACCGATGAGCAGGGGATTAAGGATTTGGTCTATTCACTCTCGCAGGAGACCCTGTATCACCGTTTCATGACCAGGACCAAGCAATTCGGCGCTAAGCAGATTCTTGATTTTGTCTATGTTGATCATCGAAGTAATGTCGCGTTGGTGGTGACAATCCCTGAGGCCCACGGTGATGACATTATTGCGGTGGGAAGATATTACCTGGATGAAAAGACCAATCGTGCCGAGGTCGCTTTTTTGGTCCGTGATGATTGGCAGGGGCGAGGAATAGGTCGACTGCTCTTTGATGCCCTGGTGGTGATTGCCAAACAGAGCGGGATTGCAGGGTTTACTGCCGAAGTTTTACGTGAGAATAGAAAGATGCAGGCCGTGTTTAATCGGTGTGGACTGATGGTGACCAGTCATCTGGAGGATGATGTCTATAGTTTTCAGCTGGATTTTTGA